A part of Primulina eburnea isolate SZY01 chromosome 10, ASM2296580v1, whole genome shotgun sequence genomic DNA contains:
- the LOC140802888 gene encoding putative late blight resistance protein homolog R1B-23: MAAAYAALLAEKVDFIVAFLEDFSDKYQETLGREGNGIRKAAYEAQDFMDSYQCSVSTIDDDGSSEEANLNLDRDLTMASERIGFIWDETMKMNNRDTTKDLRSVSYSFPVDRSSTVQATARKVVVGFDDDLLAIKERLYEDSANLQIIPVVGMGGIGKTTLARKAYDDSILSQYFDKCAWITVSQEYQRREILSGLLKSLENEQSNENEAELAKLVYQSLIGRRYLIVIDDIWSTKAWDDFKMTFPDDGSGSRILLTTRLKLEITSRKCFRTTVLSSPTCESREEDCGKLWGTSPHHRGGCRTTPFFRQRDERRSVGNISENISSKEPTIALQCSKILCFSYDGLPLRLKPCFLYIAAFPEDSEIDVSKLIRLWVAEGFLKPKDQFKWLEDVGERYLEDLVNRSLLLVSKKGPDGKLKTVGIHDMLREICITKAEEEGFLYHVSSKTNSRTEFLENPYRRLRIHCTEDVQEWKILDSSVRSVLISFEFETYKRPRIDLRSRHVGVLDAPQATWPNFSHVMSTFVNLRYFAFKLRRALPHGFPVSLSKHPNLENIVVYVNISEFQKFCKVPYEILKMPKLRHLIWNHGFRLSYPSDRGIVHESDLQTIQKVGDFIFTEEIIKILVNLKKLVVAYYKNNHNWDYFNLENLCHLQSLEDLQISMHFSPDPSMTWNHAFPIGLKKLSLYRVLFPWENMTIIGSLPNLQVLEMIWMAVNKVSKWVMMEGEFLQLKYFRSSLDSLLKWEMEKEHFPCLESLILERAELIDEIPSGIGKIDTLRYIELKYCKKSLVISAKQMQKHPHENVNDAFRVRVIDYNQYDVLF, from the exons ATGGCTGCTGCTTATGCTGCGCTTCTTGCT GAAAAAGTTGATTTCATCGTTGCTTTCCTTGAAGATTTTTCAGATAAGTATCAAGAAACACTTGGTCGTGAGGGAAATGGGATTAGAAAAGCTGCATATGAAGCTCAAGATTTCATGGATTCGTATCAGTGTTCGGTGTCAACTATTGATGATGATGGGAGTTCTGAAGAGGCTAATTTGAACTTGGATCGAGACTTGACCATGGCGTCTGAAAGGATTGGTTTTATTTGGGATGAGACGATGAAGATGAACAACAGGGACACGACAAAAGATCTCCGATCCGTATCTTATTCTTTTCCTGTTGATCGTTCATCCACGGTCCAAGCCACTGCCAGAAAAGTGGTAGTGGGATTTGATGATGACTTGCTCGCAATCAAAGAACGGTTATACGAAGACTCTGCTAACCTCCAAATAATCCCAGTTGTTGGGATGGGGGGAATCGGGAAGACGACTCTGGCTAGAAAAGCATACGACGATTCAATCCTTTCTCAATACTTCGACAAATGCGCATGGATCACTGTGTCCCAAGAGTATCAAAGAAGAGAGATTCTTTCAGGGCTTTTGAAGTCCCTCGAGAATGAACAATCTAACGAGAACGAAGCAGAACTGGCAAAACTAGTGTATCAAAGTCTCATTGGCAGACGATATCTCATTGTGATTGATGATATATGGAGTACCAAGGCATGGGATGATTTCAAGATGACATTCCCAGATGATGGTAGTGGAAGTCGAATCCTGTTAACCACCAGGCT AAAGTTGGAAATTACTTCAAGAAAGTGTTTTCGAACAACAGTCTTGTCCTCTCCAACTTGCGAAAGTCGGGAAGAAGATTGCGGAAAATTGTGGGGGACTTCCCCTCACCATCGTGGTGGTTGCAGGACTACTCCTTTCTTCAGGCAACGTGATGAGAGAAGAAGTGTGGGAAATATTTCGGAAAATATAAGTTCTAAAGAGCCTACAATTGCCCTTCAGTGCTCAAAGATACTGTGTTTTAGTTATGATGGGTTACCTCTTCGACTAAAACCATGCTTCCTCTACATAGCAGCTTTTCCTGAAGATTCTGAAATTGATGTTTCTAAGCTAATCAGGTTGTGGGTCGCTGAGGGATTTTTGAAACCAAAGGATCAGTTCAAATGGTTGGAAGATGTGGGGGAACGTTATTTAGAGGATCTGGTGAACAGAAGTTTGCTCTTAGTGAGCAAGAAAGGGCCTGACGGGAAACTCAAAACTGTTGGAATCCATGATATGTTGAGGGAGATTTGCATAACGAAAGCTGAAGAAGAGGGTTTTCTTTATCACGTGTCATCCAAAACCAATTCCAGAACAGAATTTCTAGAGAATCCATATCGCCGCCTCAGAATTCATTGCACGGAGGATGTTCAAGAATGGAAAATCCTAGATTCGAGCGTGCGTTCGGTTCTAATTTCCTTCGAATTCGAGACGTATAAGAGGCCAAGAATAGATCTAAGGTCTAGGCACGTCGGTGTCTTGGATGCACCCCAAGCAACTTGGCCGAATTTTTCACATGTAATGTCTACATTCGTCAATTTAAGGTACTTTGCTTTCAAGTTACGTCGTGCACTTCCCCATGGATTTCCAGTCTCATTATCGAAACATCCCAATCTCGAAAATATAGTTGTTTATGTAAATATCTCCGAATTCCAAAAGTTTTGCAAAGTACCTTATGAAATTTTAAAGATGCCGAAGTTAAGGCATCTCATCTGGAACCATGGTTTTCGTTTATCCTATCCCTCTGATAGAGGAATTGTTCATGAAAGTGATCTACAAACAATTCAGAAAGTAGGCGATTTCATATTTACCGAAGAGATCATCAAAATACTCGTGAATCTGAAGAAATTGGTTGTTGCATATTATAAGAATAATCATAATTGGGATTATTTTAATCTCGAAAACCTTTGCCATTTACAAAGCCTCGAGGACTTGCAAATCTCAATGCACTTCTCACCTGATCCCTCAATGACATGGAACCATGCTTTTCCAATCGGTCTAAAGAAGTTATCTCTATACAGAGTCCTTTTTCCTTGGGAAAATATGACCATAATTGGGTCGCTTCCGAATCTTCAAGTGCTCGAGATGATATGGATGGCAGTCAATAAAGTTTCAAAGTGGGTGATGATGGAAGGTGAATTTCTTCAACTCAAGTACTTCCGCTCTTCCTTGGATTCCCTGTTGAAGTGGGAAATGGAAAAAGAGCATTTCCCATGTCTTGAAAGCTTGATTCTTGAGCGTGCCGAGCTGATTGATGAGATTCCTAGTGGTATAGGAAAAATAGATACACTTCGATATATTGAGTTGAAGTACTGTAAAAAATCATTGGTAATCTCAGCGAAGCAGATGCAAAAGCATCCACATGAAAATGTAAACGATGCTTTCCGTGTTCGTGTCATTGATTACAATCAATACGATGTTTTGTTTTGA
- the LOC140802889 gene encoding uncharacterized protein → MSGSFNGLQALFFKDCPYAYYVHCFAHRVQLALVATAEKEISIWLLFSNLTTIVNLVTSSSKRNVELQSYQVNEIARSIVAGECETGRGSNHIGTLHRAYTTRWSSHFDSICSLIDMYDATINVLENIIFDGTSTSMCREAGGSLTVMKSFDFILFFILCIKLWGSQSFFVSYNKNLLIS, encoded by the coding sequence ATGAGTGGTTCTTTTAATGGATTGCAAgctttattttttaaagattGCCCCTATGCATATTATGTACATTGTTTTGCTCATCGAGTCCAACTAGCATTAGTTGCAACAGCTGAAAAGGAGATCTCTATATGGCTTTTATTTTCAAATCTGACGACTATTGTCAATCTTGTTACATCTTCTTCCAAGCGCAATGTCGAGTTACAATCTTATCAAGTTAATGAAATTGCACGTTCTATTGTTGCCGGTGAATGCGAGACTGGGAGGGGATCTAATCATATTGGTACTTTGCATCGAGCATATACTACTCGTTGGAGCTCCCATTTTGATTCTATTTGCAGTTTGATAGATATGTATGATGCAACTATTAATGTGCTCGAAAACATTATATTTGATGGCACCTCTACTTCAATGTGCAGGGAAGCTGGTGGTTCATTAACAGTGATGAAATCTTttgatttcattttatttttcattttatgcataaaattatGGGGATCACAAAGTTTTTTTGTGTCTTACAACAAAAATCTCTTGATATCATAA
- the LOC140802890 gene encoding putative late blight resistance protein homolog R1A-3, with amino-acid sequence MRIKSSLSISCRRLSILDAPETTWPNFSDAISMLVNLRYMAFALNDISCPHGFPASISKLPNLQTLIGNRTEHGFIDSLLQVPYEVWTMPKLRHLIMNVPFDLLYPCNIGFLPESGLGTLEKVSNFKFTEEAVKILVNLKKMKVLFYFKSDNVDDFNVDYLFRLEKLEELQVFVSDLPDPSMTWNCKFPINLRKLTLLRVPFHWENMTIIGSLQNLEVLQMFDIKVFEFSEWLPVEGQFLQLKYFSSSLDGLVKWEAEKEHFPSLESLSLECAWDIIKEIPSGIGEIDSLQFIELKYCKESLVDSARRIQE; translated from the coding sequence ATGCGTATTAAGTCAAGTTTATCTATAAGTTGTAGGCGCCTCAGTATCTTGGATGCACCGGAAACAACTTGGCCGAATTTCTCTGATGCGATCTCAATGTTAGTCAACTTAAGGTACATGGCCTTTGCCTTAAACGATATATCATGCCCCCATGGATTTCCTGCCTCAATATCCAAACTTCCCAATCTTCAGACTTTAATTGGTAACAGAACTGAACATGGATTCATAGACAGTCTATTGCAAGTACCCTATGAAGTTTGGACGATGCCGAAGTTGAGGCATCTGATAATGAATGTCCCTTTTGATTTGTTGTATCCCTGTAACATAGGTTTTCTTCCCGAAAGCGGTCTTGGAACACTTGAGAAAGTGAGCAATTTTAAATTTACTGAAGAGGCCGTTAAAATACTTGTgaacttaaaaaaaatgaaagttcttttttattttaagtctGATAATGTGGATGATTTCAATGTCGACTATCTTTTCCGTCTGGAAAAACTTGAAGAGTTACAAGTCTTTGTGTCTGACTTGCCCGATCCTTCAATGACATGGAACTGTAAATTTCCAATCAACCTTCGCAAGTTAACTCTACTAAGAGTTCCTTTTCATTGGGAAAATATGACCATTATTGGTTCACTCCAAAATCTTGAAGTACTCCAGATGTTTGATATTAAAGTCTTTGAATTCTCCGAATGGTTGCCCGTGGAAGGCCAATTTCTTCAACTCAAGTACTTTAGTTCTTCATTAGATGGTTTGGTGAAATGGGAAGCGGAAAAGGAGCACTTCCCAAGCCTTGAAAGCTTGAGTCTTGAATGTGCATGGGATATTATAAAGGAGATTCCTAGTGGGATAGGAGAGATAGATTCACTTCAGTTTATCGAGTTGAAGTACTGTAAGGAATCATTAGTGGATTCAGCAAGGCGAATTCAGGAATAG